A section of the Microbulbifer pacificus genome encodes:
- a CDS encoding polyphosphate kinase 2 family protein: protein MDYFEEFRIKPGSRVKLAAIDASYHGEHKTHEAALPVIEEYARRLRELQYLLYAEHKRSLLICLQGRDAAGKDGTINHVLGAMNPQGCTVTGFKQPSVEEADHDFLWRCHKAAPARGHVAIFNRSHYEDVLIQRVHKMVPESVWSGRYQHINNFEQLLADNHTLILKFYLHIDAEEQLERFRKRIEDPTRHWKISDSDYAEAPFWNEYTAAFEDVLDKCSTSFAPWFVIPANHKWFRNLAISHIVVRALESLKMEFPQPTVDIDSIRKKYHALDRAEVRQGMITQEEGKSSELKENKKNKK, encoded by the coding sequence ATGGACTATTTCGAGGAATTCCGGATTAAACCGGGCAGCCGGGTAAAGCTGGCGGCCATCGATGCCTCCTATCACGGCGAACACAAAACCCACGAGGCGGCGCTGCCGGTCATCGAGGAATACGCGCGCCGGCTGCGCGAACTGCAATATCTACTGTATGCGGAGCACAAACGTTCACTGCTGATCTGCCTGCAGGGGCGCGACGCCGCGGGCAAGGACGGCACCATCAATCATGTGCTGGGGGCGATGAACCCGCAGGGATGTACCGTCACCGGGTTCAAGCAGCCGTCCGTGGAAGAAGCCGACCACGATTTCCTGTGGCGATGCCACAAGGCGGCGCCTGCGCGCGGTCATGTGGCGATTTTCAATCGCTCCCACTACGAGGATGTACTGATCCAGCGGGTACACAAGATGGTGCCGGAAAGCGTCTGGTCCGGGCGCTACCAGCACATCAACAACTTTGAACAGCTGCTTGCCGACAACCACACCCTGATACTGAAGTTCTACCTGCACATCGATGCGGAGGAACAGCTGGAGCGTTTCCGCAAGCGTATCGAGGACCCGACGCGTCACTGGAAAATCAGTGACAGCGACTATGCGGAAGCCCCCTTCTGGAATGAATACACCGCGGCATTTGAAGATGTGCTGGATAAATGCAGTACCAGTTTTGCACCCTGGTTCGTGATACCGGCCAATCACAAGTGGTTCCGCAACCTGGCGATTTCCCACATCGTGGTGCGCGCGCTGGAATCGTTGAAGATGGAATTCCCGCAGCCAACGGTAGATATCGACAGTATCCGCAAAAAATATCACGCCCTCGATCGGGCGGAGGTGCGGCAGGGAATGATTACGCAGGAGGAAGGGAAAAGCAGTGAATTAAAAGAAAACAAGAAAAATAAAAAATAA
- a CDS encoding NAD-dependent malic enzyme, whose protein sequence is MSQKDKRPLYIPHAGPSLLEIPLLNKGSAFSLQERIEFNLIGLLPNNVESIKEQVRRAYHQYQQCRTDLERHIYLRAIQDDNETLFFHLIEQHIEEMLPIIYTPTVGAACEEFSNIYRNHRGLFVSYPDREHMDDILRSATKENVKVIVVTDGERILGLGDQGIGGMGIPIGKLSLYTACGGISPAYTLPVMLDVGTNNRTLLNDPMYMGWRNERISQEEYDEFLDEFIAAVKRRWPKVLIQFEDFAQTNAMPLLNRYRNKVCCFNDDIQGTAAVALGTMLAACKAKDEALSKQKVLVVGAGSAGCGIAEQVVAAMVNDGLSEEKARKRIFMFDRYGLVTSDMKNLHDFQQKLAQSPEKYPQASEWDLQALIEQVKPTILIGVSGQGSLFTQPVIEALHKGCKRPLVMPLSNPTSRAEATPQEVLEWTNGEAMVATGSPFSPVELNGEQYAIAQCNNVYIFPGIGLGVIAGGATRVTENMLMAASNALAENAPVVKDGSGALLPSLSQIREVGKAIAMAVAKQAQADGVAPGICEDKLVKLIEKNFWSPAYRRYRRVAF, encoded by the coding sequence ATGAGCCAGAAAGATAAACGCCCCCTGTACATTCCCCACGCCGGCCCGTCACTGCTGGAAATCCCCCTGCTCAACAAGGGCAGTGCCTTCAGCCTGCAGGAGCGCATCGAATTCAACCTGATCGGCCTGCTGCCGAACAATGTGGAAAGCATCAAGGAGCAGGTGCGCCGGGCCTACCACCAGTATCAGCAGTGCCGCACGGATCTGGAGCGGCATATTTACCTGCGCGCGATTCAGGACGACAACGAGACCCTGTTCTTCCACCTGATCGAGCAGCACATCGAAGAGATGCTGCCGATCATCTACACCCCCACGGTGGGTGCGGCCTGTGAAGAGTTCTCCAATATCTACCGCAACCACCGCGGACTGTTCGTGTCCTACCCGGACCGCGAACACATGGACGATATCCTGCGCAGTGCCACCAAGGAGAACGTAAAGGTCATCGTGGTCACCGACGGCGAGCGCATTCTCGGCCTCGGCGACCAGGGCATCGGCGGTATGGGCATCCCCATCGGCAAGCTCTCCCTGTACACCGCCTGCGGCGGCATCAGCCCCGCCTACACCCTGCCGGTGATGCTGGATGTGGGTACCAACAACCGCACCCTGCTGAACGACCCCATGTACATGGGCTGGCGCAACGAGCGCATCTCCCAGGAGGAGTACGACGAATTCCTGGATGAATTCATCGCCGCGGTAAAACGCCGCTGGCCCAAGGTCCTGATCCAGTTCGAGGACTTCGCCCAGACCAATGCCATGCCGCTGCTGAACCGCTACCGCAACAAGGTATGCTGCTTCAACGACGACATCCAGGGCACCGCTGCGGTGGCACTCGGCACCATGCTCGCGGCCTGCAAGGCCAAGGACGAGGCGCTGTCCAAACAGAAGGTGCTGGTGGTGGGTGCCGGTTCCGCTGGCTGCGGTATCGCCGAACAGGTGGTGGCGGCGATGGTGAACGACGGTCTGTCGGAAGAGAAAGCGCGCAAGCGCATCTTCATGTTCGACCGCTACGGCCTGGTCACCAGCGACATGAAAAACCTGCACGACTTCCAGCAGAAGCTGGCGCAGAGCCCGGAAAAATATCCCCAGGCGTCTGAATGGGACCTGCAGGCGCTGATCGAGCAAGTCAAACCCACCATCCTCATCGGCGTGTCCGGCCAGGGCAGCCTGTTCACCCAGCCGGTGATCGAGGCCCTGCACAAGGGCTGCAAGCGCCCGCTGGTGATGCCGCTGTCCAACCCCACCTCGCGCGCGGAAGCCACTCCGCAGGAAGTGCTGGAGTGGACCAACGGCGAGGCGATGGTCGCCACCGGCAGTCCGTTCAGCCCGGTGGAGCTAAACGGCGAACAGTACGCGATCGCCCAGTGCAACAATGTGTATATCTTCCCGGGTATCGGCCTCGGCGTCATCGCCGGCGGTGCCACGCGGGTGACGGAAAACATGCTGATGGCCGCGTCCAACGCGCTGGCGGAAAACGCGCCGGTGGTGAAGGACGGCAGTGGGGCGCTGCTGCCGTCGCTGTCGCAGATCCGCGAAGTGGGCAAGGCCATCGCCATGGCGGTGGCCAAGCAGGCCCAGGCGGACGGCGTCGCCCCGGGAATCTGCGAAGACAAGCTGGTTAAGCTGATCGAGAAAAATTTCTGGTCGCCGGCCTATCGCCGCTACCGCCGCGTGGCGTTCTGA
- a CDS encoding GGDEF domain-containing protein → METTAKPSIRSHQHSTDFGDPIAQVMGLELRRRIQASGYMLIFALAITGAMGVIALMAADLFLAGTLFAVTAVILGAYIGVNIAGPSRKTPLLVGALLLVLYFYLLLSGGVNNTGLMWAVMLVPGFINLYGYKWGTVTLAFVGGATALILFYPEFPGLLAQYDTGHRARFIAVFGALTALTAILDSSRHQTQQMLHKLTAELENHACTDALTGLANRREAYKAISDLERRNADLAGRYTVLIGDLDSFKAINDTFGHSFGDRVLQDVARILRENTRADDVVARWGGEEFLILLPNTDVAGGSILAEKLREKVEALSATYAEPVTISISFGVAQDNPAAATQGQMLAEADSRMYRAKKGGRNQVVSD, encoded by the coding sequence ATGGAAACCACTGCAAAGCCCTCTATCCGCAGCCATCAACACAGCACTGATTTCGGCGACCCCATTGCCCAGGTAATGGGCCTTGAGCTGCGCCGCCGCATCCAGGCTTCCGGATATATGCTGATTTTTGCGCTGGCGATTACCGGCGCCATGGGCGTGATCGCGCTGATGGCGGCAGACCTGTTTCTCGCCGGCACTCTGTTCGCGGTGACCGCGGTAATCCTGGGCGCGTATATCGGGGTCAATATCGCCGGCCCCAGCCGCAAGACACCGCTGCTGGTGGGCGCGCTGCTGCTGGTGCTCTACTTCTATCTGTTGCTTTCCGGCGGTGTGAACAATACCGGCCTGATGTGGGCGGTGATGCTGGTGCCAGGGTTTATCAACCTGTACGGCTACAAGTGGGGCACGGTAACCCTCGCCTTTGTCGGCGGCGCCACCGCACTGATCCTGTTCTATCCGGAGTTCCCCGGACTGCTGGCGCAATACGACACCGGCCACCGCGCGCGCTTTATCGCGGTCTTCGGCGCGCTAACCGCGCTCACCGCGATCCTCGACAGCAGCCGCCACCAGACCCAGCAGATGCTGCACAAACTCACTGCGGAACTGGAAAACCACGCCTGCACCGATGCCCTCACCGGCCTCGCCAACCGTCGCGAGGCCTACAAGGCCATCAGCGATCTGGAGAGACGCAATGCCGACCTCGCGGGGCGCTATACGGTGTTGATCGGCGATCTCGACAGTTTCAAGGCCATCAACGACACCTTCGGGCACAGTTTCGGCGATCGCGTGCTGCAAGACGTGGCGCGGATACTGCGCGAAAACACCCGTGCGGACGATGTGGTCGCGCGCTGGGGCGGGGAGGAGTTCCTGATCCTGCTGCCCAATACCGACGTCGCCGGGGGCAGTATCCTCGCGGAAAAACTGCGCGAGAAAGTGGAAGCGCTGAGCGCCACCTATGCGGAGCCGGTCACCATTTCCATCAGTTTCGGCGTGGCCCAGGACAACCCCGCGGCGGCGACCCAGGGTCAGATGCTGGCAGAGGCCGACTCCCGCATGTATCGCGCCAAGAAAGGTGGGCGCAACCAGGTGGTGAGCGACTGA
- a CDS encoding SulP family inorganic anion transporter: MPKRIDDRPAAGAWPVLLGIRPLSVRQIPAEILAGITLAALAVPEVMGYARIAGMPVVTGIYTLIVPLFIYALLGASRHLVVGADSATAAILAAGLAGIAATSSAHYVALATVTALFAAFLLLVARLVRLGFLANFLSRTVLIGFLSGVGIQVALGQLPGMVGLQVSGGDEWHKLHAAVRNLDATNAYAIGISAAAVILILCCKKRSPRIPGALIAVIAATFASWALDLQRHLPVLGEIPAGFPDFGLPQIHWERQLLVELMPTAFAICFVILAQSAATARAYAERYGERFDEEADLVGLSAANLGAALTGTFVVNGSPTKSQIVDSAGGRTQFSMLTAGVIALLVLLFLTRPLGHMPDAVLAAVVFLIGLELIDLRGLREIYRTRPLEFWVAVVTMATVVLIGVEQGIMLALALSLVVHTRHGYNPTNVLLVPVAGEGWRARPIASGVQAVPGLIIYRFNHSMYYANAQRLTDEVTQLVDTAEPRLHCFCIELSAVDDVDFTAAEALAKLHRALSARGIRLLFTTVMLGESTRALAQVRALVGEEAIYPSLNAVVAAATEV; this comes from the coding sequence ATGCCCAAGCGTATTGATGACAGACCTGCTGCGGGGGCCTGGCCGGTACTACTCGGTATCAGACCCCTGAGTGTGCGACAGATACCGGCGGAAATCCTCGCCGGTATCACCCTCGCGGCACTCGCGGTACCCGAAGTCATGGGCTACGCGAGAATTGCCGGCATGCCCGTGGTTACGGGTATCTACACCCTGATTGTTCCCCTGTTCATTTACGCCCTGCTGGGTGCCTCGCGTCACCTGGTGGTGGGGGCGGATTCGGCCACCGCGGCAATCCTGGCCGCAGGCCTCGCCGGTATCGCGGCAACCTCCTCCGCGCACTATGTGGCGCTGGCCACAGTGACCGCGCTATTCGCGGCATTTCTGTTACTGGTGGCGCGGCTGGTGCGCCTCGGCTTTCTCGCCAACTTTCTCTCGCGTACGGTACTGATCGGCTTTCTCTCCGGCGTCGGCATCCAGGTCGCCCTCGGGCAGCTGCCGGGAATGGTGGGGCTGCAGGTATCGGGGGGCGACGAATGGCACAAACTCCACGCCGCGGTGCGCAACCTGGATGCGACCAATGCCTACGCCATCGGCATCAGCGCGGCGGCAGTGATCCTGATCCTGTGTTGCAAAAAGCGCTCGCCGCGCATTCCCGGCGCGCTGATCGCGGTTATTGCCGCGACCTTTGCCAGCTGGGCGCTGGACCTGCAGCGACACCTGCCGGTGCTCGGTGAAATCCCCGCCGGCTTTCCGGATTTCGGCCTGCCGCAAATCCACTGGGAGCGGCAGCTGCTGGTGGAGCTTATGCCCACCGCGTTTGCCATCTGTTTCGTGATTCTCGCGCAGAGCGCCGCCACCGCCCGCGCCTATGCGGAGCGCTACGGCGAACGCTTTGATGAGGAGGCGGATCTTGTGGGGCTCAGCGCGGCCAATCTCGGCGCCGCACTCACGGGAACCTTTGTGGTCAACGGCAGCCCCACCAAGAGCCAGATCGTCGACAGTGCCGGTGGCCGCACCCAGTTCAGCATGCTCACCGCGGGTGTGATCGCGCTACTGGTGCTGCTGTTTCTGACCCGGCCACTCGGGCATATGCCGGACGCGGTGCTCGCCGCCGTGGTGTTCCTGATCGGCCTGGAGTTGATCGATCTGCGCGGCCTGCGGGAGATTTACCGCACGCGGCCATTGGAATTCTGGGTTGCGGTAGTGACCATGGCGACGGTGGTTTTGATCGGCGTCGAACAGGGCATCATGCTGGCGCTGGCACTCTCTCTGGTGGTGCATACCCGCCACGGCTATAACCCCACCAATGTACTGCTGGTGCCGGTTGCCGGGGAGGGTTGGCGTGCGCGGCCCATTGCCAGTGGCGTGCAGGCGGTGCCCGGGCTGATCATCTATCGCTTCAACCACAGCATGTATTACGCCAACGCGCAGCGGCTCACCGACGAGGTCACACAACTGGTCGATACAGCGGAGCCCCGCTTGCACTGTTTCTGTATCGAACTCTCCGCGGTGGACGATGTGGATTTCACCGCGGCCGAAGCGCTGGCCAAGCTCCATCGCGCACTCTCTGCCCGGGGCATCCGCCTGCTGTTCACCACCGTCATGCTGGGTGAATCCACCCGTGCGCTGGCACAGGTCCGTGCGCTGGTAGGGGAAGAGGCCATTTATCCCAGCCTGAATGCGGTGGTTGCCGCCGCTACGGAAGTCTGA
- a CDS encoding c-type cytochrome, giving the protein MSFRISIGVLLAAISLGAAATEQETRNLVALGALSFADNCIKCHQVDGYGEEALYPSLRDPELLANKPLLISTILHGRTGKQTDGSEERLMPSLDFLTNREITAIIAFISNSWGDGVLLVTEDDINKAR; this is encoded by the coding sequence ATCTCCCTGGGTGCGGCGGCAACCGAGCAGGAAACGCGCAACCTGGTCGCCCTTGGCGCGCTGTCCTTTGCCGACAATTGCATAAAATGTCATCAGGTCGATGGCTACGGAGAGGAAGCGCTCTACCCCTCATTGCGCGATCCCGAGTTGCTGGCGAACAAACCCCTGCTGATCAGCACCATTTTGCACGGACGCACAGGCAAACAAACCGACGGCAGCGAAGAGCGCCTGATGCCCTCGCTGGATTTCCTGACCAACCGCGAGATCACGGCGATCATTGCCTTTATTTCAAATAGCTGGGGGGATGGTGTGCTGCTGGTAACCGAAGACGATATCAACAAGGCTCGCTGA
- a CDS encoding macro domain-containing protein — MANSTGAETGMAQLRLICDDILTIEADALVCPAHKHLIRGRGLSAQVYDRAGAALVSECSQLPECAVGQACITSAPNLPVHYLLHTVTPQWSSGDQWGALAVAQLRQCYESVLALATERGLKRLLFPALGAGTNRFPHEIAAHQGLEVLHGVQQKFAMITICLHSEAALGTWRKVERRFFGAP; from the coding sequence ATGGCGAACAGCACTGGCGCGGAGACCGGCATGGCACAGCTGCGATTGATTTGTGACGACATTCTCACTATCGAGGCGGATGCCCTCGTATGTCCGGCGCACAAGCACCTGATTCGCGGGCGTGGGCTGTCCGCACAGGTCTACGACCGTGCCGGCGCGGCCTTGGTAAGTGAGTGCTCGCAGCTCCCGGAGTGCGCGGTGGGGCAGGCGTGTATTACCAGTGCGCCTAACCTGCCGGTGCACTATCTGCTGCATACGGTGACACCCCAGTGGAGCAGTGGCGACCAGTGGGGGGCGCTCGCGGTGGCGCAACTGCGCCAGTGCTACGAAAGTGTGCTCGCGCTGGCGACAGAGCGCGGCCTCAAACGTCTGCTGTTTCCCGCGCTGGGGGCGGGGACCAACCGCTTTCCCCACGAGATCGCCGCCCATCAGGGCCTTGAGGTATTGCATGGCGTGCAGCAGAAGTTCGCAATGATTACGATATGCCTGCACAGCGAGGCGGCTCTGGGCACATGGCGCAAAGTGGAGCGACGCTTTTTCGGGGCGCCATAA
- a CDS encoding VIT1/CCC1 transporter family protein, producing the protein MKISPRQKLLHEHRPENIAQRLGQPPRPERMSDLVLGAIDGCITTFAIVSGAFGAGFSPLVVLVMGVANLLADGVSMAVSNYEAVNAQQRFAEHARRTEEQHIRLVPEGEREEIRQIFAGKGFSGENLEHIVDTVTADRTLWVDTMLSEEYGLSLIDPNPLASAWWTFVAFVLVGLIPLLPFFFNGENFTQKFAISTALAGLVFFSIGLLKGWVFQSSLLRAGLGTFLLGSTAAGIAFAVGYLLQGMFGVA; encoded by the coding sequence ATGAAAATTTCCCCCCGGCAAAAATTGCTGCACGAACACCGCCCGGAAAATATCGCCCAACGCCTCGGCCAACCGCCGCGGCCGGAGCGTATGTCGGACCTGGTGCTCGGCGCCATCGACGGTTGCATTACCACCTTTGCCATCGTCTCGGGCGCCTTTGGCGCGGGGTTTTCGCCGCTGGTGGTACTGGTGATGGGGGTGGCCAACCTGCTGGCGGACGGCGTCAGTATGGCGGTGAGCAACTACGAGGCGGTCAACGCCCAGCAGCGTTTTGCCGAACACGCGCGCCGCACCGAAGAACAGCATATCCGCCTGGTTCCGGAGGGCGAGCGCGAGGAAATCCGGCAAATTTTCGCCGGTAAGGGATTCAGCGGCGAAAACCTGGAGCACATCGTCGACACGGTGACCGCAGACCGCACCCTGTGGGTGGACACCATGCTGAGCGAGGAGTACGGCCTCAGTCTCATCGACCCCAACCCGCTGGCTTCCGCGTGGTGGACGTTTGTGGCCTTCGTGCTGGTGGGGCTGATACCGCTGCTGCCGTTTTTCTTTAACGGGGAAAACTTTACGCAGAAATTTGCCATCAGCACCGCGCTTGCCGGCCTGGTATTTTTTTCCATTGGCCTGCTGAAAGGCTGGGTGTTCCAGAGTTCCCTGTTGCGTGCGGGGCTGGGGACCTTTTTGTTGGGAAGTACCGCGGCGGGAATCGCTTTCGCGGTGGGTTACCTTCTCCAGGGAATGTTTGGGGTTGCCTGA
- a CDS encoding TSUP family transporter produces the protein MTYFLLVLATLITSLISGVLSMAGGSILMGIFGFFLSVPAAMVLHGVSQTASNGSRVWLYRRHVQWDVLIPYTGGALVILLLFMLLNFVPSKGIMFLLIGSFPFLALAIPKKFAMDICRKPVAFLAGILVTGAQMLAGVSGPVLDLFYVKSSLTRHQILGTKAITQTLGHVIKLGYYAMFLDLSVSLPNWLFAAVIPAAILGNTLGKILVEKLHDHHFKRIGSAVILTVSAVYIFTGLQELFG, from the coding sequence ATGACCTATTTCCTGCTCGTTCTGGCCACCTTGATCACCAGCCTGATCTCTGGGGTGCTCAGTATGGCCGGCGGTTCCATTCTTATGGGAATCTTCGGATTTTTTCTCTCGGTACCGGCGGCGATGGTTTTGCACGGCGTCAGCCAGACCGCCTCGAATGGCTCGCGGGTGTGGCTGTACCGGCGGCATGTGCAGTGGGATGTACTGATACCCTACACGGGCGGTGCGCTGGTGATCCTGCTGCTGTTTATGCTGCTGAACTTTGTGCCCAGCAAGGGGATCATGTTTCTGCTGATCGGTAGCTTCCCGTTTTTGGCGCTGGCAATTCCGAAAAAGTTTGCGATGGATATCTGTCGTAAACCGGTGGCATTTCTGGCGGGAATCCTGGTTACCGGTGCACAGATGCTGGCGGGGGTGTCCGGGCCGGTACTGGACCTGTTCTATGTAAAAAGCTCACTGACCCGGCACCAGATTCTTGGCACCAAGGCAATTACACAAACCCTGGGGCATGTGATCAAACTGGGCTATTACGCCATGTTTCTGGATCTTTCGGTATCACTGCCAAACTGGTTGTTTGCTGCGGTAATTCCCGCGGCAATTCTCGGCAATACACTCGGTAAAATTCTGGTGGAAAAACTGCACGACCACCATTTCAAACGCATTGGCAGCGCAGTAATTCTCACGGTCAGCGCTGTGTATATTTTCACGGGACTGCAGGAGCTGTTCGGCTGA
- a CDS encoding CheR family methyltransferase, with amino-acid sequence MTGRPVDPDQKIPLHSTRKQQCAEFLQWALPELRLRWRGYHGVRPQVCKRLYRRITQLGIEDLPAYRRYLDTHPDEWQTLDAMSRVSISRFYRDRAVFDYLAATVLPELAQRARARGADNLNVWCAGAGAGEEPYTLAIIWELQLRAAFPELQINIVASDADANLCRRGKKAHYPQRVFKDMPAEWLDTALSAGDGYYCLKPNIRRCVEFRVEDLRTGVPTGPFDLVLCRNLAFTYFNTALQHTTLERLQAAMNPGAALVLGIHEHLPEGSSAFHPWAENLRIYRL; translated from the coding sequence ATGACGGGGAGACCGGTCGATCCAGATCAGAAAATACCTCTGCACTCCACCCGGAAACAGCAGTGTGCGGAGTTTTTGCAGTGGGCTCTGCCGGAACTGCGTCTGCGGTGGCGGGGTTACCACGGTGTTCGCCCCCAGGTCTGCAAGCGTCTTTATCGACGCATCACACAACTGGGTATCGAAGACCTGCCCGCCTACCGCCGTTACCTCGATACACATCCGGACGAATGGCAGACCCTGGACGCCATGAGCCGAGTTAGCATCTCCCGCTTTTACCGCGACCGGGCTGTGTTTGACTACCTGGCGGCTACCGTGCTGCCGGAACTGGCACAACGCGCGCGCGCCCGCGGCGCCGACAACCTGAACGTCTGGTGTGCGGGCGCCGGTGCCGGGGAAGAGCCCTATACCCTGGCGATTATCTGGGAACTGCAGCTGCGCGCGGCGTTTCCCGAATTACAGATCAACATCGTCGCCTCCGATGCCGATGCAAACCTGTGTCGTCGCGGCAAGAAAGCCCATTATCCCCAGCGCGTGTTCAAAGATATGCCCGCCGAGTGGCTGGATACGGCTTTATCTGCTGGGGACGGATACTATTGTCTCAAACCAAATATTCGTCGCTGTGTCGAATTCAGAGTTGAAGATCTCCGCACCGGCGTACCCACCGGGCCGTTCGACCTGGTACTGTGCCGCAACCTCGCATTCACCTATTTCAACACCGCATTGCAACACACCACCCTTGAGCGCCTGCAGGCGGCAATGAATCCCGGCGCCGCCCTCGTGCTGGGCATTCACGAGCATCTGCCGGAAGGGTCTTCGGCCTTTCACCCATGGGCGGAAAACCTGCGGATCTACCGACTTTAA
- a CDS encoding acyl-CoA thioesterase yields the protein MFVYQVEPRFSETDALGHINNTVVPVWFEQGRTPVFQLFNPDLALNQWNLILKKMEVDFVAQIYLYSPVEIRTTLKAVGNTSFTLHQEVWQKEQLVAQGDCVMVHFDYEKQASAPIPAAVREKLLPHMV from the coding sequence ATGTTCGTTTACCAGGTAGAACCCCGCTTCAGCGAAACCGACGCGCTCGGGCATATCAACAACACCGTGGTACCCGTGTGGTTCGAACAGGGGCGCACACCCGTCTTCCAGCTGTTCAACCCGGATCTGGCGCTGAACCAGTGGAACCTGATCCTGAAAAAGATGGAGGTGGACTTCGTTGCGCAGATCTATCTCTACTCCCCGGTGGAAATCCGCACCACCCTGAAGGCGGTGGGCAATACCTCGTTTACCCTGCATCAGGAAGTCTGGCAGAAAGAGCAGCTGGTGGCCCAGGGAGACTGCGTGATGGTGCATTTCGATTACGAGAAGCAGGCCTCTGCGCCCATCCCGGCGGCGGTAAGGGAAAAACTGCTGCCGCACATGGTGTAA
- a CDS encoding Hsp20/alpha crystallin family protein, translating into MKLVPRDTVLNFDDFVEQFFNTGQLSGESRSGFFTPRVDIHESKGNYQISAEMPGIAREDLEVTLENGVLTIEAEVHQKISEGEEEGGKVLRQERRYGKFTRSFNLGGDIKEEDIDATFKDGVLTLTVPKAEPKEPVSHRIQIH; encoded by the coding sequence ATGAAACTGGTTCCCAGAGACACCGTGCTCAATTTCGATGACTTCGTGGAGCAATTTTTTAACACTGGACAACTCAGCGGTGAGTCCCGCAGCGGCTTTTTCACCCCGCGGGTGGATATTCACGAGAGCAAGGGCAATTACCAGATCAGTGCGGAAATGCCCGGGATTGCCAGGGAGGATCTGGAGGTCACCCTGGAAAATGGCGTACTGACCATCGAGGCCGAGGTGCACCAGAAAATTTCCGAAGGCGAGGAAGAGGGTGGCAAGGTACTGCGCCAGGAGCGCCGTTACGGAAAATTCACCCGCAGCTTCAATCTGGGCGGGGACATCAAGGAGGAAGATATTGACGCGACCTTCAAGGACGGCGTGCTGACACTGACGGTTCCAAAAGCTGAACCAAAGGAGCCCGTCAGTCACCGCATCCAGATCCACTGA